The Euphorbia lathyris chromosome 8, ddEupLath1.1, whole genome shotgun sequence genome has a window encoding:
- the LOC136202357 gene encoding xylose isomerase isoform X1 — MEIGLEKIKMKSGVTLLLLLCLNFVTYGVIAAAPPTCPASTDAGCGDSEWKGEFFPGIPKIKFEGPSSKNPLAFKWYNAEEVILGKTMKDWMRFSIAFWHTFRGTGGDPFGAPTKYWPWEDGTDSVAMAKRRMRANFEFLEKLGVDKWCFHDRDIAPAGKTIKESNANLDEVVALAKELQGTAIRPLWGTAQLFLHPRYMHGGATSSEVGVYAYAAAQVKKAMEVTHYLGGENYVFWGGREGYQSLLNTDMERELDHMARFMEAAVAYKKKIGFNGTLLIEPKPQEPTKHQYDWDAATSANFLRKYGLVGEFKLNIECNHATLSGHSCHHELETARINGLLGNIDANTGDPQIGWDTDQFMTDISEATLVMLSVIKNGGLAPGGFNFDAKLRRESTDVEDLFIAHIGGMDTLARGLRNAAALIKDGSLPELVRKRYQSFDSEIGALIESGKADFEMLEKKAIEWGEPVVPSAKQELAEMIFQSAL, encoded by the exons ATGG AAATTGGATTGGAAAAGATCAAAATGAAAAGTGGGGTGACATTGTTGCTTCTTCTGTGCTTGAATTTTGTAACTTATGGAGTG ATTGCTGCTGCTCCACCAACATGCCCTGCTAGTACCGATGCTGGATGTGGTGATTCAGAATGGAAAGGGGAATTTTTCCCAGGAATCCCTAAAATTAAGTTTGAG GGTCCTTCCAGCAAGAATCCACTTGCATTCAAATGGTATAATGCAGAAGAAGTGATTCTTGGTAAAACAATGAAG GATTGGATGAGATTCAGCATTGCATTTTGGCATACATTTCGAGGAACAGGAGGTGACCCATTTGGCGCACCAACCAAATATTGGCCTTGGGAGGATGGTACCGATTCAGTGGCTATGGCCAAAAGAAGAA TGAGAGCCAACTTTGAGTTCCTAGAAAAGCTTGGAGTTGATAAGTGGTGTTTTCACGACAGAGATATAGCTCCTGCTGGAAAAACTATTAAG GAAAGTAATGCGAACTTGGATGAAGTGGTAGCCCTTGCTAAAGAGCTCCAG GGAACTGCGATCCGCCCTCTGTGGGGCACAGCTCAATTATTTTTGCATCCTCGTTACATGCATGGTGGTGCTACTAG CTCTGAAGTAGGTGTATATGCATATGCTGCAGCTCAAGTAAAAAAGGCAATGGAG GTCACACATTACTTGGGTGGTGAAAATTATGTCTTTTGGGGCGGTCGTGAGGGTTACCAGTCTCTTTTGAACACAGATATGGAAAGGGAGCTTGATCATATG GCAAGGTTTATGGAAGCAGCTGTTGCGTACAAGAAAAAGATTGGATTTAATG GAACGCTGCTAATTGAGCCAAAGCCCCAAGAACCCACCAAACATCA GTATGATTGGGATGCTGCAACATCAGCTAATTTCTTGCGAAAATATGGCCTCGTAG GAGAATTCAAGCTCAACATTGAATGCAACCATGCCACTCTTTCTGGTCATAG CTGTCATCATGAGCTTGAAACTGCGAGAATCAACGGTTTGCTGGGAAATATTGATGCTAACACTGGTGATCCTCAGATTG GATGGGATACAGATCAGTTCATGACAGATATTTCGGAGGCTACTCTGGTTATGCTTAGTGTGATTAAAAAT GGAGGATTGGCGCCTGGAGGATTCAATTTTGATGCTAAATT GCGAAGAGAGAGTACAGATGTTGAAGACCTATTTATTGCTCATATTGGTGGAATGGATACCTTGGCTCGTGGACTCCGCAATGCTGCTGCATTGATTAAG GATGGTTCTTTGCCTGAACTTGTACGCAAGCGCTATCAGAGTTTCGACTCAGAAATCGGAGCACTAATAGAG TCTGGCAAGGCGGACTTTGAAATGCTCGAGAAGAAAGCCATTGAATGGGGCGAACCAGTTGTTCCTTCTGCTAAGCAG GAGCTTGCGGAGATGATTTTCCAGTCTGCATTGTAG
- the LOC136202357 gene encoding xylose isomerase isoform X2, translated as MKSGVTLLLLLCLNFVTYGVIAAAPPTCPASTDAGCGDSEWKGEFFPGIPKIKFEGPSSKNPLAFKWYNAEEVILGKTMKDWMRFSIAFWHTFRGTGGDPFGAPTKYWPWEDGTDSVAMAKRRMRANFEFLEKLGVDKWCFHDRDIAPAGKTIKESNANLDEVVALAKELQGTAIRPLWGTAQLFLHPRYMHGGATSSEVGVYAYAAAQVKKAMEVTHYLGGENYVFWGGREGYQSLLNTDMERELDHMARFMEAAVAYKKKIGFNGTLLIEPKPQEPTKHQYDWDAATSANFLRKYGLVGEFKLNIECNHATLSGHSCHHELETARINGLLGNIDANTGDPQIGWDTDQFMTDISEATLVMLSVIKNGGLAPGGFNFDAKLRRESTDVEDLFIAHIGGMDTLARGLRNAAALIKDGSLPELVRKRYQSFDSEIGALIESGKADFEMLEKKAIEWGEPVVPSAKQELAEMIFQSAL; from the exons ATGAAAAGTGGGGTGACATTGTTGCTTCTTCTGTGCTTGAATTTTGTAACTTATGGAGTG ATTGCTGCTGCTCCACCAACATGCCCTGCTAGTACCGATGCTGGATGTGGTGATTCAGAATGGAAAGGGGAATTTTTCCCAGGAATCCCTAAAATTAAGTTTGAG GGTCCTTCCAGCAAGAATCCACTTGCATTCAAATGGTATAATGCAGAAGAAGTGATTCTTGGTAAAACAATGAAG GATTGGATGAGATTCAGCATTGCATTTTGGCATACATTTCGAGGAACAGGAGGTGACCCATTTGGCGCACCAACCAAATATTGGCCTTGGGAGGATGGTACCGATTCAGTGGCTATGGCCAAAAGAAGAA TGAGAGCCAACTTTGAGTTCCTAGAAAAGCTTGGAGTTGATAAGTGGTGTTTTCACGACAGAGATATAGCTCCTGCTGGAAAAACTATTAAG GAAAGTAATGCGAACTTGGATGAAGTGGTAGCCCTTGCTAAAGAGCTCCAG GGAACTGCGATCCGCCCTCTGTGGGGCACAGCTCAATTATTTTTGCATCCTCGTTACATGCATGGTGGTGCTACTAG CTCTGAAGTAGGTGTATATGCATATGCTGCAGCTCAAGTAAAAAAGGCAATGGAG GTCACACATTACTTGGGTGGTGAAAATTATGTCTTTTGGGGCGGTCGTGAGGGTTACCAGTCTCTTTTGAACACAGATATGGAAAGGGAGCTTGATCATATG GCAAGGTTTATGGAAGCAGCTGTTGCGTACAAGAAAAAGATTGGATTTAATG GAACGCTGCTAATTGAGCCAAAGCCCCAAGAACCCACCAAACATCA GTATGATTGGGATGCTGCAACATCAGCTAATTTCTTGCGAAAATATGGCCTCGTAG GAGAATTCAAGCTCAACATTGAATGCAACCATGCCACTCTTTCTGGTCATAG CTGTCATCATGAGCTTGAAACTGCGAGAATCAACGGTTTGCTGGGAAATATTGATGCTAACACTGGTGATCCTCAGATTG GATGGGATACAGATCAGTTCATGACAGATATTTCGGAGGCTACTCTGGTTATGCTTAGTGTGATTAAAAAT GGAGGATTGGCGCCTGGAGGATTCAATTTTGATGCTAAATT GCGAAGAGAGAGTACAGATGTTGAAGACCTATTTATTGCTCATATTGGTGGAATGGATACCTTGGCTCGTGGACTCCGCAATGCTGCTGCATTGATTAAG GATGGTTCTTTGCCTGAACTTGTACGCAAGCGCTATCAGAGTTTCGACTCAGAAATCGGAGCACTAATAGAG TCTGGCAAGGCGGACTTTGAAATGCTCGAGAAGAAAGCCATTGAATGGGGCGAACCAGTTGTTCCTTCTGCTAAGCAG GAGCTTGCGGAGATGATTTTCCAGTCTGCATTGTAG